One genomic window of Mycolicibacterium neoaurum includes the following:
- a CDS encoding family 16 glycosylhydrolase, translating into MPTPDMPTTDMPTPDETRKRCERRLWLGAGMMTAGLAAAIASGQGMAAATADEGSTTSSASAVSSAGDSSTSAPRTDAGRDSSQAESASAGRGSGEADSDADSTEPAGNRGQRSPSRLNETTRFPMRHEASTRDEEHESMAEFGRPRTVAVADIDVEARSEVGVETESQAAAPVTDTVAEPGAVIVEEWPDKPYDRRRSESDIRRGQTGRGDGQAAGRPGVDEQSNRPPSTEEDRGTLGPAVSQSSSLKAAASTAAAEPAAPGSVVHEVMARLGLTPVLQALDHIRTEITAMIHHAWAQVRALFLGPSRTPVVVPPDTAPGNPAPGTPSEGTSDPVLLWETNFTSLAEAMESWSLQSGRWGQSAGENQYYTPDFSNVTVDENGYLVISVRREATPDNAAAPHDYTSARVVSYGNQSVMPNSRIVARIQMPYAEGLLPAFWMVGLEPGHEFDWPRQGEVDIAEYPGFGSADGRTKWTGNIHGPAAGDNTVDVKLHDVGADIGTDLSAGFHEYGIDWYTDRIVWHVDGVQTGEVTKAEYEAMGGDWTPFSGAWPHYLILNVAVGNPWTGDPDPTAAFPEQQMKVDWVRVYSLDAVAS; encoded by the coding sequence ATGCCCACGCCTGATATGCCTACGACTGATATGCCCACGCCCGATGAGACCCGCAAGCGGTGTGAACGGCGGCTATGGCTCGGAGCGGGGATGATGACCGCCGGTCTGGCCGCCGCCATCGCCTCGGGGCAGGGGATGGCCGCCGCGACGGCCGACGAAGGGTCGACCACCAGCAGTGCCAGTGCCGTCAGCTCGGCCGGTGACTCATCCACGTCGGCGCCGAGGACCGACGCAGGACGCGACTCCTCGCAGGCCGAATCCGCCTCGGCCGGTAGGGGGTCGGGTGAGGCGGACTCGGATGCTGACTCGACAGAGCCGGCCGGAAACCGCGGGCAGCGCAGCCCGTCCCGGCTGAACGAGACCACCCGATTCCCGATGCGGCACGAGGCATCCACCCGCGACGAGGAGCACGAATCGATGGCGGAGTTCGGTCGGCCACGGACCGTCGCGGTCGCCGATATCGACGTCGAGGCCAGGTCCGAGGTCGGGGTCGAAACCGAGTCGCAGGCAGCGGCTCCGGTGACGGACACGGTGGCCGAGCCCGGTGCGGTGATCGTCGAGGAGTGGCCCGACAAACCCTATGACCGGCGCAGGTCGGAGTCGGACATCCGTCGTGGGCAGACCGGTCGCGGCGACGGCCAAGCCGCCGGCCGTCCCGGCGTCGACGAACAGAGCAACCGGCCCCCGTCGACCGAGGAGGATCGGGGTACCTTGGGACCAGCTGTGTCGCAGAGCAGTTCGCTCAAGGCGGCCGCCTCGACCGCAGCGGCCGAACCCGCCGCCCCCGGTAGCGTGGTGCACGAGGTGATGGCGCGACTGGGCCTGACACCGGTGCTGCAGGCTCTCGATCACATCCGCACCGAGATCACGGCGATGATCCACCACGCGTGGGCGCAGGTCCGCGCGCTCTTCCTGGGCCCGTCCCGCACTCCGGTGGTGGTGCCCCCCGACACCGCGCCGGGCAATCCCGCGCCGGGTACTCCTTCTGAGGGCACCTCCGATCCGGTGTTGTTGTGGGAGACGAATTTCACCTCATTGGCCGAGGCGATGGAGTCGTGGTCGCTGCAGAGCGGCCGGTGGGGCCAGTCGGCCGGCGAGAACCAGTACTACACACCGGATTTCTCCAATGTCACCGTCGACGAGAACGGCTACCTGGTGATCAGCGTGCGCCGGGAGGCCACCCCGGACAATGCGGCCGCCCCGCATGATTACACCTCGGCGCGGGTGGTGTCCTACGGAAACCAGTCCGTCATGCCCAACAGCAGGATCGTGGCCCGCATCCAGATGCCGTATGCCGAGGGGCTGCTGCCCGCGTTCTGGATGGTCGGTCTGGAACCCGGCCACGAGTTCGACTGGCCTCGCCAGGGCGAGGTGGACATCGCGGAGTATCCCGGCTTCGGCTCCGCCGACGGCAGGACGAAGTGGACGGGCAACATCCACGGACCCGCGGCCGGTGACAACACCGTCGACGTCAAACTGCACGATGTGGGCGCCGATATCGGCACCGATCTGTCCGCGGGGTTCCACGAGTACGGCATCGATTGGTACACAGACCGCATCGTCTGGCACGTCGACGGTGTGCAGACCGGTGAGGTGACCAAGGCCGAGTACGAGGCGATGGGCGGTGACTGGACCCCGTTCTCCGGTGCCTGGCCCCACTATCTGATCCTGAACGTGGCGGTGGGCAATCCGTGGACCGGTGACCCCGATCCGACGGCGGCATTCCCCGAACAGCAGATGAAGGTGGACTGGGTGCGCGTCTACTCGCTCGACGCGGTCGCAAGCTGA
- the trxA gene encoding thioredoxin, with the protein MSTKDITAAEFKSVIDDNEIVIVDFWATWCGPCRAFAPTFGASADKHPDIVHAKVDTEAEPELAQAAEIQAIPTLMAFKKGHQVFRQSGALGPAQLEDLITKIKEFDIDAAIASQQN; encoded by the coding sequence GTGAGTACAAAGGACATCACCGCAGCCGAATTCAAGTCGGTCATCGATGACAACGAGATCGTCATCGTCGACTTCTGGGCAACCTGGTGCGGTCCGTGTCGCGCCTTCGCTCCGACGTTCGGTGCCTCTGCGGACAAGCACCCCGATATCGTGCACGCCAAGGTCGATACCGAGGCCGAGCCCGAGCTGGCGCAGGCAGCCGAGATCCAGGCCATCCCGACCCTGATGGCCTTCAAGAAGGGCCACCAGGTGTTCCGCCAGTCCGGCGCTCTCGGTCCCGCTCAGCTCGAGGATCTGATCACCAAGATCAAGGAATTCGACATCGACGCGGCGATCGCGTCGCAGCAGAACTGA
- a CDS encoding enoyl-CoA hydratase, with protein MHGVTEHSEFVKVSHPAPGVALVTLNRPERMNSMAFDVMVPLRAVLGELHHDNSVRVVVLTGAGRGFSSGADHKSAGSVPHVDGLTRPSFALRSMEVLDDVILALRRLHQPVIAAVNGAAIGGGLCLALACDIRIAADGAYFRAAGINNGLTASELGLSYLLPRAIGASRAFEIMLTGRDVDAAEAERIGLVCSVVPDDELLARCFETAQRIAAFSRPGIELTKRTLWSGLDAGSLEGHMQAEGLGQLYVRLLTANFEEAVAARKDKRSAVFTDDR; from the coding sequence GTGCACGGCGTGACTGAACACAGCGAATTCGTAAAGGTCTCCCACCCGGCGCCCGGCGTGGCGTTGGTCACGTTGAACAGGCCCGAGCGGATGAACTCGATGGCCTTCGACGTCATGGTTCCGCTGCGCGCCGTGCTGGGCGAGCTGCACCACGACAACTCGGTTCGGGTAGTCGTGCTGACCGGTGCCGGACGGGGGTTCTCCTCCGGCGCCGACCATAAATCCGCCGGCTCCGTGCCCCATGTCGACGGGCTCACCAGGCCGTCGTTCGCGCTGCGATCCATGGAGGTCCTCGACGATGTGATACTGGCCCTGCGCCGGTTGCATCAGCCCGTGATCGCGGCGGTCAACGGTGCGGCCATCGGCGGGGGATTGTGCCTGGCGTTGGCCTGCGATATCCGAATCGCCGCGGATGGGGCGTATTTTCGGGCGGCGGGTATCAACAACGGGCTGACGGCCAGCGAGCTCGGACTGTCCTATCTGCTTCCCCGCGCCATCGGGGCGTCGCGGGCCTTCGAGATCATGCTCACCGGTCGCGATGTCGATGCGGCCGAGGCCGAGCGGATCGGGCTGGTGTGCAGCGTGGTGCCCGACGACGAGCTGCTGGCACGCTGTTTCGAAACCGCGCAGCGGATCGCCGCGTTCTCCCGGCCGGGAATCGAGTTGACCAAGCGGACACTGTGGAGTGGACTGGACGCCGGTAGCTTGGAGGGCCATATGCAGGCCGAGGGACTCGGCCAACTGTATGTGCGACTGCTCACCGCCAACTTTGAAGAAGCGGTCGCGGCGCGCAAAGATAAGCGGTCGGCCGTATTCACCGACGACAGATGA
- a CDS encoding ABC-F family ATP-binding cassette domain-containing protein — protein MITATDLEVRAGARTLLSIEGSALRIQPGDRIGLVGRNGAGKTTTMRILAGEGEPYAGKIERTGEIGYLPQDPREGDLDVLARDRVLSARGLDTLLADLEKQQVLMAEVADDAARDKAVRRYGQLEERFAALGGYAAESEAGRICASLGLPDRVLTQPLRTLSGGQRRRVELARILFAAGQGSGTGSSSTTLLLDEPTNHLDADSIGWLRTFLQNHTGGLVVISHDVELLADVVNRVWFLDAVRGEADVYNMGWQRYLDARATDEQRRRRERANAEKKAGALRAQAAKMGAKATKAVAAQNMLRRAERMIAELDDERVADKVARIKFPVPAPCGKTPLVVKGLTKTYGSLEVFTGVDLAIDRGSRVVVLGLNGAGKTTLLRLLAGTETPDAGGLVPGHGLKIGYFAQEHDTLDNAATVWENIRHAAPDTGEQELRGLLGAFMFTGPQLEQPAGTLSGGEKTRLALAGLVASTANVLLLDEPTNNLDPASREQVLDALRSYQGAVVLVTHDPGAAEALDPQRVVLLPDGTEDFWSTEYRDLIELA, from the coding sequence GTGATCACCGCAACGGACCTGGAGGTCCGCGCCGGGGCGCGCACTCTGCTGTCCATCGAGGGTTCCGCGCTGCGCATCCAGCCCGGCGACCGCATCGGCCTGGTGGGACGCAACGGCGCAGGCAAGACCACCACGATGCGCATCCTCGCCGGCGAGGGTGAGCCCTACGCGGGCAAGATCGAGCGCACCGGCGAGATCGGCTACCTGCCGCAGGACCCGCGCGAGGGCGACCTCGACGTGTTGGCACGCGATCGGGTGCTGTCCGCGCGTGGCCTGGACACCCTGCTGGCGGATCTGGAGAAGCAGCAGGTGCTGATGGCCGAGGTCGCCGACGACGCGGCCAGGGACAAGGCGGTGCGCCGGTACGGCCAATTGGAGGAGCGGTTCGCCGCGCTCGGCGGCTACGCGGCCGAGAGCGAGGCCGGGCGAATCTGCGCCAGTCTCGGCCTGCCCGACCGGGTACTCACCCAGCCGCTGCGCACCCTCTCCGGCGGTCAGCGCCGCCGTGTCGAGCTGGCCAGGATTCTGTTTGCCGCCGGCCAAGGATCGGGCACCGGATCCTCCAGCACGACATTGCTGCTCGATGAGCCCACCAACCACCTCGACGCGGACTCGATCGGTTGGCTGCGCACCTTCCTGCAGAATCACACGGGCGGTCTCGTGGTGATCAGTCACGATGTCGAGCTGCTCGCCGATGTGGTCAACCGGGTGTGGTTCCTCGACGCCGTGCGTGGTGAGGCCGATGTGTACAACATGGGTTGGCAGCGCTATCTCGACGCGCGGGCCACCGACGAGCAGCGTCGCCGTCGCGAACGCGCGAATGCCGAGAAGAAGGCGGGCGCACTGCGTGCGCAGGCGGCGAAGATGGGCGCAAAGGCCACCAAAGCCGTTGCCGCACAGAACATGCTGCGTCGCGCGGAACGGATGATAGCCGAGCTCGACGACGAGCGGGTGGCCGACAAAGTGGCGCGTATCAAGTTTCCGGTACCTGCACCATGTGGCAAAACACCCTTGGTGGTGAAGGGTTTGACCAAGACATACGGTTCGCTGGAAGTGTTCACCGGCGTCGATCTCGCCATCGACCGAGGTTCCCGTGTTGTGGTGTTGGGGCTCAACGGTGCCGGTAAGACGACGTTGCTGAGATTGCTCGCCGGCACCGAAACTCCTGATGCCGGCGGGCTTGTCCCCGGCCACGGCCTCAAGATCGGCTACTTCGCGCAGGAGCACGACACGCTCGACAATGCCGCGACGGTGTGGGAGAACATCAGGCACGCCGCACCCGACACCGGGGAGCAGGAGCTACGAGGTCTGTTGGGCGCCTTCATGTTCACCGGCCCGCAGCTGGAACAGCCCGCAGGGACACTGTCAGGTGGAGAGAAGACGCGGTTGGCGCTGGCCGGTCTGGTGGCCTCCACCGCCAACGTGCTGCTGCTCGACGAGCCGACCAACAATCTCGATCCCGCTTCTCGTGAACAGGTTCTCGACGCGTTGCGCAGCTATCAGGGCGCGGTGGTGCTGGTGACGCACGATCCCGGTGCGGCCGAAGCGCTGGATCCACAGCGGGTGGTGTTGTTGCCCGATGGCACCGAGGACTTCTGGTCGACCGAGTACCGGGACCTCATCGAACTGGCATAG
- a CDS encoding helix-turn-helix domain-containing protein has protein sequence MTESDKSREQVLSDLRSAYEGGASIRSLVAQTGRSYGSVHSMLRESGTRMRSRGGPNHRRRAG, from the coding sequence ATGACTGAATCCGACAAGTCCCGTGAGCAGGTTCTGTCCGACTTGCGCAGCGCCTATGAGGGCGGAGCCAGCATCAGGTCGCTGGTGGCGCAGACCGGCCGGTCCTACGGATCTGTGCACAGCATGCTGCGCGAGTCGGGTACCCGGATGCGCAGCCGGGGCGGACCCAACCATCGTCGCCGGGCCGG